TGCGGAGGCCCACCAGACGGAGCAGGGAGGGCCATTTGGGCTCCAGGTTCCTGCCCAAGTGTCAAACCCTTCTCCCCGCCTGGCTGCTGCGTGAGAGGTTTCTCTGCCCATGGGAGCTGGGGAAGGTGAAAGCCCCAGCCGAGGGAGAgggaccctggctcagctcccagcagtgcCTGCTTTAAGGGAGGGACACAAAATACCCTCTGCCATGGAAATGTGCCCACGCCAGCATCCTCCCAGacaggcccttctccaggccagggGCTGGCTTTGGGCACCAGTCCACGTCTCATGGGgatccttcctctgtctctctggcctctccttcctctgcctcccacaATGCTGAGAGAAAGGTCCCCCCATGGCCCCTGCTCCCATGCCCCCCGCAGCTGCACACAGGTACTGCCCCGACACAAACCCACACTGACACCCGTGGcgaggcagcaggagggcagggtTGTGGCTGGAGCACAGGAGGCGGAGGGGGTTGCCAGGGCTCCCATGGGGCCTTACAGCCCTTGCCCAAGAAGGAGGCAGCTTTGGGGCTGTGACAGGAGTGCTGGGGTCTGCAAGGgccaaaggcagcaggacctcatggagactggggtcctGGCAGAGCCAGCGAAGGGGCAATCCCAGCCCTGTGTGTCCCAGCAAGTCCCTATGCCAGGGCAGTAGGGAGCCGAGCTGCCTCCTAACCACTGTGGGAGGTGATCCATGGGCCATGAtctcccctggggctggctggggtgttcAGGGCATGACAGCCAGCTTGGGGCTCACTTCTGTGGGGCTACAGCCCAGGGCTCACCCCAACACAGCAGCTCTGTCATGGCCTCTGCGCTGTGGGACCAGCATGGTCcaggcagggcctgggggaaagAGCCACTGGGGAACCTCTGCgtgaggagatgggcactcctgCTGGGGTGCATCACGGGATGTTGCAGAGAGCCATTTTGCTGGAAACTGTGGCTGGCAGGATGGAAATGTCTCTGTCAGCAGGAATATTCCCCAGGGACCATAGCCTGACCCCGAGActgccccacagcctgacccccGAGACTGCTGTCCCCAAGATGTGCCCCTTCCCCACCAATATGTCTTTGTGCTCTGCTCCCTGTAATCAGCCCCAGGGAGACACCCCGACACCTGGGCAGGCAAGCACCAGCTCTGGCTGAAACCCCCAAAGGCTTTTAATAAGAACGGTGTAAAACCTGGGTAATAAAAATAGAGGAAATGCCCAGCTGTTTTTTGCTGCCCATGGGAAAAGGGAGATGGTTGCCTGGTGCTCAcggctctcccagctgcacagtcctctcctcccttccagcTTCACCCAGGTGCATGATAGGGACGGACTCTCCTGGCCCAGGGCTCAGGGACTGTTGTGCAGCCTTTGTGTCCTCAGGGGGATGTGCCAGAGACACCTCTTCAGCATCGTCATAGCCCATGCTCTCTGGGGACAGGGACGAGGCATCTCCCTCAGTTCCAGGGGGCCCAGTACTTCTCCAGGAGCACAGGTTTTCTTctgcaagcagcaaggcaggCCATTGCACGATTGCTCCATGGGTTACCCCTCCTGTTCTGTACAACACCTGCCTCCCTTCTCCTCACCAGTCCTGAGATGTTCAGCTCCCTCTCcaacccccaggtccccccaaggAAAACTCCCAGTGCAAGTTCCCCCAACCCAGGAGGTTGGGCGTTCAGTACAGCAGCGATTCGTCCAGCACCAGGGCTGGCACCCCAGGAACCCGCAGCGCTATCTTTCCCTCTCACCTCCAGGTGCACCCCTGGGCGCTGCTGCCTCCTCTGGCACCCTGGGCATTTCCCAgtctccctgcccaggggcaggaTCCTCCCCAGGGTCAGAAACCTCCCTGACATCATCATAGCCATCCGCTGGGTCACCTCTGGGCAGGACAGGGACATCTGAAAAGGGAGGGGAGCTGGTGACAGTGAGAAGATacgtcctgcagagcagaggacgGGAGGATGCACAGGGACATGGGGCTTAGACACTGGTGTTGGTAGCACTACAGGAGACGCCCAAGGTGCTCCCCAACTCTGGCGGTGACACTCAGTCACACTGCTGTTCTTCACATGTCTCCAGGGAGGAGACAtcaaccccttcctgccccccgTTACCTGGTGCTGACcccagaccatcctcctcctcgctgtCCCTGGGGTAGGGTTGCAGCTTGGTCAGGGACCCCTCTGAATAGGAGCCTGCAGAAAGGTGCAACGGGTGTTATGGGGGTGTGTTCTGCTGACCCGGCTTGTGGTCAGTGCTGCTGAGGACAGGGGCCCAGGGCTGAGTAGGGAGGAGGGTTCAGGACTcaccctgctcccctgggacaaaACCCGTCTCAAAGGggctcccagagctgccccaggACAGCATCTTCCCTCACCCCTTAGGTGTCACCCAGGGTGTAGGggcaggcagagaggggctgtTCCCGGCTAGGACAGGAAGAACTGGTGGGGAGGAAGCTTGTCTCCTGGGCCCAGGACCTGGTTGCTCTCCCCACAGACCCCACAGGCCCAGTGCTGCAGGGACCATGGGCCAGGGGATTGCAGGGGATCAGCCatgggtggggggtgagggggaagagcCTGGCAGATGGTCCCCCAGGAGGGACCTACACTCACCTGAGCGACTGAACTTTGCCTGCTTCTCCCACGCTGGGCTGTAACCGATCTCCTCGTACACGGCCTCAGGGAAGGGCTCCCAAGCTCTCTCGGAGCCTGCAGATAGAGGCAGGGCTGGCCCAgggacaggcagagacagccgTGTTCCCCTGGGCCAGCAAAAGGCTATTgccacagcacagccctgctgtgctgtctTGTCACTGCTACCACTTCCTCAGTGAGGACAAAGTCTCCATGGAGATGGTCTAGGGCAGCAACACCCTCACACTGTCCCCTCAGAGACAGACCCTGTGCCCCTCCGGACCTGAGGGGGAGCTGAGCTTGGAGCAgctcctgcctttcctctccccctggagctgccccctctctgccccatgGATCCATAGCatggcccctgccctgccagggggaGGTCAAGGTTGGGCAGAGGAACAACCTGGGGGCCTGAAACCATGGGGATTGACCCTGTTGCCCCACATTCCTCCTGGTACCTCCCccgccccagagccccctccagagATGCCCAGAGTGCTGCCAGTGTGATGTCCTCGACTGtctcccctctgctcccatcTGACGCAGCCCAGCTCTGTCATTTCGGTCCTCGCCCAGTCCCTAACTCCTCCCATCTCTGGATTCTCTCTACCCCTTGCTGCTGATGGCCCATGGTCAGGCAGTCAATGAGGCGGTACATGGGAATGAAGGCAGCACACACTCTtatccccccagctctgcctctgccacTCACTGCCACCTCACAGCACCCCTGGCCTTGCCAGGAGGCATCTTCCCTCAGGACCATGGAGGAAGGACCCACCTCTGCGCCCAGCCCTGGCGCTTCGCACTTGCCCGGCCAGGAGGgccaggaggaggcagagaagggcccccaggatgatgcagatgatgatgGGCAATGACACTCTCCTGCTGCTGGTTGGACTGTCCTGGGTGAGATCTGTATGACAGGAACACAAAAAGGGCAGCACCAGGCCTAGGAGAGGGGGGGAGCCGCGACACCCCTGTCCTGACCCCCATTACACCATGGGTAGGGGACCCGAGGGGGTGAATGATGGGGAAGCGCCCACCCTACTGGGTAAGTGACACCCTCCCTAATGTCCCCCACCACTACCCTGGTGCCTCCTCTTGGgagtttcacaccccagcaaggagccccttccctcctgctgttGGTCACAGCCTGGCCCCAAGAAGACCCAACGCTGGCAGGGAGGACAGATTACCTGCTTGGGGGATTGGTGGTGCTATCCTGggtgcagctgcagaggaggaggagagctgggctgagaaGGTGGCCATGCAGGTACCAGGGAGCCTCCTCTccaacacactgtgtgtgtgtgtgcacgcgcgcATGTGAGTGTGCATATATCCCTGACACATCCCACCCAAACTGCCCCTCCTGCGAGGCTGCTCAGGGTGGCTGAAACAAAGCCAAGGGCCCTGCTCTGGGTATTGGGCAGGATGGCCTGGGTAGCCCCTGGGGGCTGCAAGGCCCTGCAGGCAGAAGCCGGAGGACATCCAGCCCCACAGATGTTGCCACCCACTTGGCACCAGGCTCCCAGGCTCCACAGGGATGGCCTTGCTCTCAGGAGCTCTGGAGCCATGATGGGACCCAGCGGGGGAAAACGCCTTCCCTGGCTCATTGCCAGTAGACCCAtgaggggtcccagccctgccgctcaccCGAGCAGTGCACAGCAGCGTCCTCCTTGTGCCGGCAGGCACCGCTGTCCCCAGACTGagcccagcagtcctgcagggaTGGCTCTGTTCCCCggcactccacctgctccagccagatgggGCCCGTCCCCTCCCCAAACGCAGCCTCGTCCAGGGCAGACACTgcggggccacagcccagctgcctgcatgcCACCTCGGCATCCTGCATGTCCCAGGAGTCGTCGCACACCGTCCCCCAGGAACCGCGGTGCCAGACCtccactctgcctgagcacccGTTCTCGCCTCCCACGGCAcgaatcttctccctgtctggagaaGGCAGAGAGTTCCCAGGGCACTGCGacagcaggcagagccctgccaggtGAGAGGGGCATGCAGAGGAGCAGCTACCTGTGCAGCTTGTGGAGTTTGGACACACGTTCCCCAGGGCCGGGGGTGTTTCTGGCTGCctccctgcagaaggaaatgctgGGGTCAAGGGGCTGCTGCAAGGGGTCgtgcagcagagagcagggctgaGCTTTGCTCACGCCTCCCCGTGCCGCCTCGCTCACAACAGCAGCTGAACCCCAGTCATTCAGGGGACATGGACGGCAATGTGGGGGACCCTGACTGCTCAGCCCCAAAGGGCTCGTTCACACCCTAGTCCCACCTACTTCACAGCAGGAGGGTGTCCTTGGAGGGGACGCTCCTCAGAGCCCTGGCTGGTCTCTTCAGAGACCTTGTCTGGAGACACCTCTGCCTCCCCCATGCGCTGCTGGGAGCCCGGCTGGCAACTACTGGTGAATGTGTGGGGCTCTGAGAGCTGAAGTCCCATTTGTGCCACCAGAAGCAGCAGGGTCTGGCATGTAAACTAAAAGCCCCTGTGGGCCCTGTCTCTCACTTGACTGTGcccagcagggagcaggagctggggggatgctggtgctgggTAGCTCAGAATTACCATTGCAGGTGATGTGGGTCTCATCTCGCAGGTCATCGCATGACTGTGGGTCCCAGGGAGTGGagggacactgccagaaggagctgtTTCTCTCCCCACACTCCACGCGATCCAGCCAAGTGGGGCCAGACACCCTGCCATAGGGCAGGCGTGTTTCCAGGGAgcctccgtccccgcagcccagctccttgcatgCCAGTGACACCGTTTTGGGAGTCATTGAGTTGGAGCAAACGGTCCCCCACGTCCCATTATAAAAAACCTGCAGGCGCCCAGAGCAGTTGTTGCTGTTCTCCAGCCTCAAGGCCATGAACTCTAGGAAGAAAGGCCCCAGAGGGGAACAGGATGGTCTGGGGCTGTGGGATTGGGatgcccccacaccccccaggccctcAGCCAGAAAAAAGCATGGCCAGCAAGTCTGCCTTGCACCCATGGGCAGAGAAATGTCCCTGATGAACAGAcaaccctgccctcccctccccgctcacCCTTGGGACAGCTGAGCTCCTCAGGGACCCCCAGTGGGACAGAGGGGACCTGTGCATGAGCATCTCCAGGATGGGCTTGGGCAGGGGCTCAGAGGCAGCCAGGAACAGCCTTGGCCGTTGCCCGCTCTCCCCTGGTCCTGGCCTCCCCGGGCTCTGAGCTCCCACCACAAATcccagcacagacctgagcagaCGACTCCTGCATCCTCTTTGTGCCCGCAGTTGTGCTGCCCCCAGGACCCTGCCGGgcagtcccagagagcagcttcAGCCCCGGAGCAGTTCACACCATCCAGCCAGATCTGATCAGAGCCTGCGCCAAACTGAGCGGAGCCAAccgcctccaccgcccctccGCAGCCCAGCTGGTGGCAAACGACGGTGGCGTCAGGCAGGTCCCAGCCATCGTCGCAGATGGTCCCCCAGCTGCCCTTGTAGTAGatctccactctcccagcacagcgtcCAGGCCCATTCACCAGCCGAACTTGCCGGCTCCCTGCAGCAGGAAGAAACCCCGGCTGCCATCAGGGGCTGGTGCCCACCCAGCCCAGAGTCTGGGGGTGCCCATGCAGTGCCACTCACCCCAGCAAACGACTCCCACGTCCTCTGCAATCCCTGCCACTGGTGCACTCTCAGgcagggaggtgttgcagaggGTCAGGTTGGCCTCGTGCCCCGTGCACCGCACCCCTCGCAGCCCCACGGGGCCCATCCCTCTCTGAGGCTTTGGCGGGTTGTAGGCTTTTTCTGCCTCTCCGCACcgcagctgccggcacaccacgCTGGCCTCCTGCATATCCCACTGGTCATCCAGGACTCTGCCCCACGTCCCGTGCTGGAAGATCTCCACTCGTCCGTCGCACCGGCTCTCTCCACCCACCAGCCGCAGGGATGTGGAGTCAGCTGGGCCTGGGGAGAAGAGCCATGCCCCAGCCCTTGGCGGCACtggggagcccggcagcctgcGGCATGTCTCCTTGGAGATcgcctgcctgcccccagccctctGCGGGGAGCTCCCAGGCCAAGGCTCCATGGGGCTGGTTTCCCAGTCCCTGAGCCTTCCTGAGCAAGATGCCAGCTTTGCTTTTGGCAGGGCAGAGCCACATAATACGTCCCTACCAAGGCAGTTGGGGCAGCTCCCACAGGAGGGAGGAGCAGCCAGCAGTGGCCTGG
The genomic region above belongs to Calonectris borealis unplaced genomic scaffold, bCalBor7.hap1.2 HAP1_SCAFFOLD_44, whole genome shotgun sequence and contains:
- the LOC142076341 gene encoding scavenger receptor cysteine-rich domain-containing protein SCART1-like — translated: MRLQQPTVPGPLSLGPKGSGYCSACGWCQEVQGLQDSSSLSEQCLRLGVWERSKPTSAVLMAEEWQWVPGVFVPSAPIGSCRDGFVQLVGGDSRCSGRVEIRDGNQWKTVCDSDLGPKAANVVCRDLQCGTALPMPGAAHFGEGVSPMWDRELQCVGNESLLISCPRGSPRDQPCTHANSAGVTCTQFTGFRLVNGSTMCEGRVEVQVLGTWGTLCASHWDLLDAHVLCRHLDCGFAESVPRGGHFGRGTGPIWRDSFHCNGTEAHLGQCPVTALGASPCSHENNAAVICSGPADSTSLRLVGGESRCDGRVEIFQHGTWGRVLDDQWDMQEASVVCRQLRCGEAEKAYNPPKPQRGMGPVGLRGVRCTGHEANLTLCNTSLPESAPVAGIAEDVGVVCWGSRQVRLVNGPGRCAGRVEIYYKGSWGTICDDGWDLPDATVVCHQLGCGGAVEAVGSAQFGAGSDQIWLDGVNCSGAEAALWDCPAGSWGQHNCGHKEDAGVVCSEFMALRLENSNNCSGRLQVFYNGTWGTVCSNSMTPKTVSLACKELGCGDGGSLETRLPYGRVSGPTWLDRVECGERNSSFWQCPSTPWDPQSCDDLRDETHITCNGRQPETPPALGNVCPNSTSCTDREKIRAVGGENGCSGRVEVWHRGSWGTVCDDSWDMQDAEVACRQLGCGPAVSALDEAAFGEGTGPIWLEQVECRGTEPSLQDCWAQSGDSGACRHKEDAAVHCSGLVLPFLCSCHTDLTQDSPTSSRRVSLPIIICIILGALLCLLLALLAGQVRSARAGRRGSERAWEPFPEAVYEEIGYSPAWEKQAKFSRSGECSYSEGSLTKLQPYPRDSEEEDGLGSAPDVPVLPRGDPADGYDDVREVSDPGEDPAPGQGDWEMPRVPEEAAAPRGAPGEENLCSWRSTGPPGTEGDASSLSPESMGYDDAEEVSLAHPPEDTKAAQQSLSPGPGESVPIMHLGEAGREERTVQLGEP